In the genome of Aythya fuligula isolate bAytFul2 chromosome 23, bAytFul2.pri, whole genome shotgun sequence, the window CGCGTACGCGCACATCCGAGGTGAGGCCACGCAGCCCCCACTTTGGGCACGTCCCCAGCGGGGACCCCGGGGCCACCACGGCCCCGTTGAGCTCTGGGGACGTCCCCTCAGCCCCATCGCCTTCCCTCCCCGCAGCCAACCCCGAGAGCTTCGGGCTCTACTTCGTGCTGGGCGTCTGCTTCGGGCTGGTGCTGACCCTGTGCCTGCTGGTGCTGCGCATCTCCtgccggccccgcgcccgccacccgccccggccccggcccgaCCTCAGCGAGGACGACGACGACGAGGACGATGaagacgaggaggaggaggacaccATCGACCGCGCCGCCTCCGAGTCGCTGCTGCCGGTGACCGAGATCCCCCTGGAGAGCCACGGCCCCGGGGACGGCGCGCTGCCCGTCAACGTCTTCGCCTCGGCCGAGGAATTGGAGCGGGCGCAGCGGCTGGAGGAGCGCGAGCGCATCATCCGCGAGATCTGGCGCAACGGGCAGCCCGACATCctgggcaccggcaccggcaccctGGGCCGCGTGCACTACTACTGAGCGCGGCGTGGTGCCgccggggggcacggggagagcctcgccccctccccaggaacTCAGCCGATGCCGTGCCCTGAGAGCCTGCGGCATCACCGGGGGCTGAGAGCGGCGTAGGGCGCGGTTTGGTGCCAGGATTGGGGAGCACAGCGGGGCCGCTGGATGCCCATGGGGTGGAGAAGCTCCGTGGAGCACCTcggcaccagcacccccagcaccagtTTCTTGCCCCCCCGTCTGCCACCACGCGCAGCCGCTGCGGACACGATGCACTTTGAGCCATTGGTACGACTGCTGGCAAAGGTCAGCAGCCCTGGGACCCGgcggggatggggacaaggacAAAAACgaggacaaggacaaggacaggaacaaggacaaggacagggacagggacaaggacaTGGCAGACCATGCCCGCTGGCCCCACGGTCTCTGCGCTGTCCCCTCGGGCTGTACCCCCGTGCTCTCCGCGGGGTCCTGTCCTTCCCCACCAACACGGTGCTTTCATCCCCTGCCTCCCGTTCCCTGTCCGGCCCCTGGCTCTCTGCGCTCCCCtcccgccggccccgctccaTTCCCACTAAATTTAGCCGCCGGCCTTTCCGGCACCGCCCGGCCCCTGCCCCAGCGCCGTGCCGGATGTTTCCCAGCTGGGCTCTGGGGGCTCCTCGCGCTCCCCCGGGGCCGTGGCCGCATCCTGCCCACGCTGCAGACCCCGGCCCAGCCCCGTGCAGGGGTGCAGGGCCggtccccgctgcccccctccccggcagCTTTATAAAAATAGCTCCTTCCCAGGCCCGTCCCCGCGCCGGCAGCAGGATCCAGATGTTTTCCAGATGTTCTCCAGGCCCCACGCCAGTGGCGCGAGGCCAGAATGTGCCGGGGGGCTGGGAAACGGTGCGGGGGCAGCagatggaggaggaagaggaggaggcgctgccccagccccgtggcgCATCCCGGCTCAGCACCTGGGCTGGGGAtgaggctggggggctgcggggggctgtggggggctgcggggagctcAGGGGGGCTGAGCCCACCCCAGTCTGGCCGCTGGTCTCGGCACAGCCCAGCCCGTGACTCCCGGCACGTCCGCTCCCAGCGCCGGCGCTCAGCCGTGGCgcagctcaggctgcagccGGGATGGCTCTGGGGACCCTCGTGGGACCCCCGTGGGACCCCTGTGTGCCACAGCAGGATCAGCCCAGTCCCTAAATGGGACCCCGCAGCGCTCCGTACccaaaatagtttattttaccCGGTATTTTTAACAAAGAAGGGGCTGCTGCACGGCCTCAGAGCTGCAGCGAGCGGTGCCCGAGTGCAGGGACCCCTCGTGTC includes:
- the EVA1B gene encoding protein eva-1 homolog B, whose translation is MESRKQDMELLSNSMAAYAHIRANPESFGLYFVLGVCFGLVLTLCLLVLRISCRPRARHPPRPRPDLSEDDDDEDDEDEEEEDTIDRAASESLLPVTEIPLESHGPGDGALPVNVFASAEELERAQRLEERERIIREIWRNGQPDILGTGTGTLGRVHYY